The proteins below come from a single Borrelia puertoricensis genomic window:
- a CDS encoding plasmid maintenance protein, with translation MKGTKKPTNKHQHKLIVLVSTLNYMNLNLNQYTQSNILYYFNNNMKKNDQKPVKLKTLQSYLYKLEKILGVTINYHKHLGVNMGTEVHYKLKYPKKECHLIINKHFRDKKEERHKKRVNAYFKKTCTKNSSVEKWECINNTYNNKEEDKNNIKSIEKLQVEKYAKKCNFKSNAFLSILNLEANKDFKIQLLKAIKIAENVGYKRINDIKLNNSKLESKQKELNKILDEIKATLENEGYDTKQLETQIQNVYEQYKNKPHFIIEKGKYNDLKKIIGKLKKTVEFANKNAKENEDDIRNNVFSILLEQLRHKVDVSILVPILKNYLSKQNKLEYSKIFSNHYYHELLELMEDNKDNLQLGESKKITS, from the coding sequence CTTTATTACTTTAATAATAATATGAAAAAAAATGACCAAAAACCTGTTAAACTTAAAACACTACAAAGTTATCTCTATAAATTAGAAAAAATATTAGGTGTCACAATTAATTATCACAAACATTTAGGTGTTAACATGGGTACTGAAGTTCATTACAAACTTAAATATCCTAAAAAAGAATGTCACCTTATAATCAATAAACACTTTAGAGATAAAAAAGAAGAAAGACATAAAAAACGTGTTAATGCTTATTTTAAAAAGACTTGCACTAAAAATAGCAGTGTAGAAAAATGGGAGTGTATTAATAATACTTATAATAATAAAGAAGAAGATAAAAACAACATAAAATCTATAGAAAAATTACAAGTAGAAAAGTACGCTAAGAAATGCAATTTTAAATCAAATGCTTTCCTCTCTATTTTGAATTTAGAAGCGAACAAGGATTTTAAAATTCAATTATTGAAAGCTATTAAAATAGCTGAAAATGTTGGGTATAAAAGAATAAATGATATTAAACTAAATAACAGTAAACTTGAGAGTAAACAAAAAGAATTAAATAAGATACTAGATGAGATAAAAGCCACTTTAGAGAATGAAGGGTATGACACCAAACAATTAGAAACACAAATACAAAACGTATATGAACAATATAAAAATAAACCACACTTTATCATAGAAAAAGGTAAATACAATGATTTAAAGAAGATAATAGGAAAACTTAAAAAAACAGTTGAATTTGCTAATAAGAACGCAAAAGAAAATGAAGACGACATTAGAAATAACGTATTTAGCATACTTCTTGAACAATTAAGACACAAAGTAGACGTATCGATTTTAGTACCAATATTAAAGAATTATTTAAGCAAACAGAACAAATTAGAATATAGCAAGATATTTAGTAACCATTACTATCATGAGCTTTTAGAGTTAATGGAAGATAATAAAGATAATTTACAATTAGGGGAATCTAAAAAAATTACTAGTTAA
- a CDS encoding DUF226 domain-containing protein: MESVLERLKEKKLEIKDEVKNRGLFTRIEKINNKTIYHSKMMNDIYVFGVNKNQKHKFFIAFRGLFNRERINEFNLFSIKGDDKFLGIYYGYRKPVQNIITRYEENGVMKSYTFSKVYYIEFRFKKGSVFCYIKGISRLIRKEKSETQYSQFLLGLIVNLERQVYEFYGKKLPEGGFITKWIKKNLK; this comes from the coding sequence ATGGAGAGTGTATTAGAACGCCTTAAAGAGAAAAAGTTAGAAATTAAGGATGAAGTCAAAAATAGAGGTCTTTTCACAAGAATAGAGAAAATTAATAACAAAACAATATATCATTCAAAGATGATGAATGATATATATGTATTTGGAGTCAATAAGAACCAAAAACATAAATTTTTTATTGCATTTAGAGGGTTATTTAATAGGGAACGAATCAATGAGTTTAATTTATTTTCTATAAAAGGAGATGATAAATTTTTAGGTATTTATTATGGATACAGAAAACCAGTACAAAACATCATAACAAGATATGAAGAGAATGGTGTCATGAAGTCATATACTTTTTCAAAAGTTTATTACATAGAATTTAGATTTAAAAAAGGAAGTGTCTTTTGTTATATTAAGGGAATATCTCGTTTAATTAGGAAAGAAAAATCAGAAACACAGTATAGTCAATTCTTACTTGGATTAATAGTCAATTTAGAAAGACAAGTATATGAATTTTATGGTAAAAAATTACCAGAAGGAGGTTTTATAACCAAATGGATAAAAAAAAACCTAAAATAA